The genomic DNA CCACCGcccgccccgcagccgccacccgACGCCCTccccccggccggccgccgccggcccccgcccGCCCCGTCCCGTCGGCTCCGCGGCCGcagctgcccgccgccggcccctgccCTCCCCGGCGCCCCGTCCCCGCCGGCCCCGGCCGCTCTCCCGCTGGCCACCGcccgccccgcagccgccacccgACGCCCTCCCCCGGCCGCCCGCCGACGGCCCCCGCCCGCCCCGTCCCCGTCAGCTCCGCGGCCGcagctgcccgccgccggcccctgcccgcccGGCGCCCCGTCCCCTCCGGCCCCGGCCGCCCTCCCGCTGGCCACCGCCCGCCCCGTCCCGGCATCCCCGCCGGTCCGACGCCGCCACTGCCCGCCCGGCCCCGGCCGCCCTCCCGCTGGCCACCGCCCGCCCCGTCCCGGCATGCGGCATCCCCGCCGGTCCGACGCCGCCACTGCCCGCCCGGCGGTCCGCCAGCGGCCCGCGCCCTGCGCTTGGCCGCCCGCCCTCGTCGCCCCCGACgagcgctcgccgtcgccagcgcacgccgcagcccccccccccccccccccgcccccgcggATCTACTCCGGCGATCCACGGCCACATCTCCGGCAATCCACGGCCACATCTCCGGCAACCGGCCACGTGCATAGTCGTGGGAGTTCGGTTCCATCGGTTATAACCGGAACCGAACCGAAGGAACCGAACCCGAAATTCCTCGGTTCTTACTCCTAAAAAGAACCGAACGGTTCCTGTTTTGTAGGAACCGAACTTATCCAAGAACCGAaaaaccgaaccgatcggttcggttctaaccgaacGCCCAGGCCTACGCCGGCGCGCGCTCTTGCGGGCGGGCGCCGCTGGCAAGGTAGAAGATGAGAGAGGGAGGCAGGTTGGAAGATGAGAGAGAATACTGACGCACAGGGTCCACCTGTAAGAGGGACAGAATGGACATTTTCAGCTGCAGTAAATTGCCGTTTTCCTAAAAAAACTAACGAAAACTAACCGAAGTGATATGCAGGGAATAAAAAGCTAAAGTAGTGGCTTGTATGACACCGTAATTTTTTTAATGGTATATAATGAACTGAACTTTTATAATGGCTTAGGCTTAGTTTGGCAACCAGGGCCAGATTTGCCCTGGGTAGCAAACCCCCGACGGGGATTTAATTGGTTGGTCATATCCCCGGGAGCCGTTCCCCGTTCCCTGTCCCCTTCCCCCTCGCTGTTTTAGAAGCAAACGTAAGTACCCACTATTGATTATAAGCTTCTCGTTGTACGCTGTAAATTGTACATGACCAATATTCTGAACCTCCAAATAAACACGTGATCTActtattgaaagctaaaatctgcaCCAATATTTAAATTATAGTCCTCCAGCTCACACACCAATATATTACATAGATGCCAGTAGCATAGAAAATGGACAAATTGTAGGAGCATGTATATAAAAATTGTCAGACGGGAGCAACAAAATCTAGCTAAGATCATGAACATTTCTCAGATGCTAATGATGAAGGCCACTTCACTTTTCTCTGATCATGTGTTGCTTCCGCCAAATCCTCTACAAAAAATACAAAAGAAATGGTGAGTTACAAGAATATGCAGCAAAACAGTGTGAATGTCGCATGCTTGTTACACATTTGATATCATGAAGAATTGGTGAATTGCATGCATATCTCCCTATCTTTCTACAAATAAAATGGTCAACATAAGAGGCTCACTCACCTCTATCACAAGATAAAGAAGGCTGAGACATACTGCACACATAGCATTCTATTCTGGAGAGCTATTAGCAAACCTGATTATAGCCATTCTAGAAAGAGCTATTAGCAAATCAGATTATAGCCATTCTAGAGAGAGCTATTAGCAAACCTGATTATAGCCAACCAGAATTTTTTATTGTATTCCCAAGCACACCAGCAAGAGTAGGCATCAACAGATAGCATCAATAGATTCTGAGCTAACTGACTGACTCAAACATGTTAAAATCAGAGTTGAGAGCAGCTGAACTAACTTGGAACAAGCAGCAAAATCTATTGAGCTAATTAAAATAGGAGAATTTACTCTGCTACATGCTAAGTAGTAGATGCCTACACATATTGCAGCCATGGTGCAGCCTTGACGATGGCGCCTTGACGAAGGCCACCCTTCCAATTTGCGCAGGCGCAGGCTCTACCATAACAAACCCAATCAAATGAAACTATTATCTCCTACTGAATGAACCTCACAATATTTAACTGCAAGCAATGGCAACCTCACTATATTTAACTGCAAGCAATGGCACAGGTACAGTATGGAAGCAATGACATACAGATTTGTAGTACTAGAAATAGCTACTCTAGTTGCAGATTAGTTAATTAGAGATTTATAGACCAAGATGGTCCTGGTGGCATCACCACTAGAAACTGAGGATTAATCAAACTGGACCTGACATTTTGGCTAATGGGGAATTAGGGAAAAAATTGAGAATCAGATAGAAATTGGTAGCTGTAGCAACTTTAAGCTCTGTCTAAAACCTAATTCTGCACCAATCCTGTCTAAAACTTGAATCAATGGCCCAACTAGCTACATATGTGACCTAAACATGAACTGCGTAAGTGAGCAAGTTGACGGCGCTTGGTGTGTTACCTGAAAGCAAGGAACACGAGGCACTGTGCCCAAAGCTACTTCAGCTGCTGCTCCGTGAACACCGCCGCCAAGAATACAATGAGAAGTAGGGAGGAGTAATCTACCTTACTgccaattttttatttaatgAAATAGATGGCAGTCTGGCCAAAAGCAAAACTAACACAGATCGAATTGTAGCTAGAAAATTCAAGTACTAGACTTATCAAGAAACCACTTGATGAAACATGTTGTGTTACCAAAATTGATAATAGAAAACAAAAGGAGCAACAATTACTAGCAGGATAATTGCTGCAGCAGAGATAGCCAAGAAATAAGTAGTAACCTACCCAGGGATGGGCTATGGATGGAGAAGCACAAATTTTCTTCAGGTCGGAAAGTTACTGGGAACAAGAGCGGGACAAAAGCAGCTGTTAAATTTTGACATTTGTAGCCATGCTTCACAGCCATTAATTTTGACATTTATAGTTCAATGACTATGCAAGCTCCTTTGTAAACTTATCTTACCAATGAACAATCACCTCACTGCAATAGGTTCCTAAACAAACATCTGATTGAACAAATCCATGATTTATGGGCATGCTAAACTGGAAGTATCTTGTACTGAAAGGAGGATGCATAGTTTCATTTCAGTTTCAAATAGTGTCATCTATAGTACCACTAGTAGTTCCTGTAGGCCATGAAGCAAAGAAAAATGGGTACATTTTAAGTAGCACAAGGCAGCAGCAGGAAGCACTGCAATGAGCCAAGAACGCCAAAACAGCCTTGTCTAGCTAATTCTAGGCAGATAGCCAAGAATAACCCCCAGATTTCCGATCAACGACCTAAGATCCCCACAAATCGCAGAAGCATGACAATATAACCAACCAAACCTATCAGATCTACACGAAAATGCCACCTTCCAGCCATCTACGAACAGGGAAAACACGGATCTAAGATGATTTCTTCAACGCCTCGACTAGTTGCTAGCCACGGACCAAGCAGAAAATCGTCTACTGCTGATAGGAACTACAAATTAACTCTAGCAGGTAGTGGCCATCACAAAATACTAGAACAAAGAAACCTAAGTACTGAGGCGACGAGCACGAGCACGGGCGGCGTGAGCTTTCGGCTCCAACGGTGGCGACGACGCCCGGCCGGCTGCGCAGCCGGGCTAGTTGCGGAGCACTGAGGAAGGCAAGAAACCCTAGAGGGGGCAAGGGGTGCGGACGGAGGCGGGCTCACCTGCAGAGAGTCGGGTGGAGGCCGTCGCAACCGAGGCGACGAGGACACGCCGCGGAGGTGGCGGCCGAGGTGACGGCGGAAGGGGAGATCCGCAACGATGGGGCGAGAAGACGAGCGAGGGGAGGAGCGGCCCCGGGGAAATCGCAGGGGTCGGGTGGAGCTCCCCCGCTCGATGGGCTTCCAAACGCAAGGGAAATGCAGCCCGTGGCGGAATTCCGCGTGGGTCTCCAGCCCGGGGAAAACATCGGGATCCCGCCGGTGTCGGAGTTTCCAAACTGAGCCTTAGGGCTAGTTTGACAGCCCGTGGCAGTGCCACCCTGGGAAATATTGATCCACGGGGATTTAATTTGGCCTTGGGAATCCCCTCCTCCGGAGGGCAGCGCCGCCCCCCACTCCCAATCGCTATTTGGAGGCAAGTCGggttctttttttgaaaaacgcAAGTCGGGTTCTGACGTGGGGAGTATTTTGCTTCTGACGCGGGGCAGAGCTGTGAGCCTGTGAGGGTACCACCACCATGCATGTtctgttttaaaaaaaataccaaCCAAAAATATGACATATATCAGTAATTCTAAGTTAATAGCGTAACTTTTTTACATGAGCAGGCCATCACTATATTCATGAGCAGCACATTTTGGATGACATGCTGATAAACAAGAAAAATCTGTCACCAAAGTCATGGAGCCATCACATACATGATATTTTCTAGAAATTTAGACAAATCAATATATGAGAAAGTACCAAGTTTCAGCTACAAATGGTAGAACAACATTCACTCAGTTGATGCTAGAGACATAAAAAGGATAGTTTTTACAAATTTAGAAGCCAGCTAAAATATTATAGACTCTGACGATGATAGACATATATACAAAGCTAGTTGAGTCCCTCAAGAATCCTCTGCTTGGTGTAATCCAGCCTCTGGTTGGTAGACATCTGCAATTAGATCAATAGTAAAATGGAGTCACTGCTGAAAATGGTCTAGAAAATGATCAGGTAAAGCTTGCAAGTTATATATCTGACCATGTTAAAGAACAGGTAAGTAAAAGTAAGCATATATATTTTTAATCTACAAGCAGCAAAGATCAGCAACTCAAGTAAATACAGAAGTAATTTTTGTTAACAAACAAGTACTTCTATCTTTGAGTTTCAGAGCCCACGCAAGAACAGGTACTGGTTTTTGCCTTGCACAGACAATGAACAACTAATAGTTCATGTGTTAAAAATGAATGCAGGCATAAATGCATGAATGAAAACCGACACACATGTGTGGTGGCACATTCTATGCATAAATGGACCAATAGTGAATGAAATAGGTTCCTCTTTACTAAGATCTGATCTCCTACTTCCAGTAGTTTTACGAACTGAACTACATTCATCATTTGGGACAAAGTGCATATATATTTTGACAACTTGATATCAAAACAAAGAGCCGGTACAAGTGCTATCACTACAGAAGGTACTGGTGCTAAATCTTGAACTTAAAAGCTAACAATTTATCTCAAGCAATATAAGCTAGAACTGAATTAATTGAAAACAAGAAAGTTTCTTCGCTTGGCTCCACAAACATCTATAAATACTCTTTGGCAATGAACTACAGAAGGTACTGGTGCTAAATCTTGAACTTGAAAGCTAACAATTTATCTCAAGCAAATATTTAGTACCTATTACTAACCTGGAAGAAAGGCATATATCGAGGATCAGAAGCAATCTTGACATGAGTCTGGTTTACATTTGGCAGCTTCACAAATCTATGAGTGAGCGCTGGAATTATATCAAAGACCTCCGTAATTTTCTGATGTATTGTCTCTCCACTATGTTGGAATTTCTTTTTTAGCCTCTCGGTGCTAGCATTATGAGAGAGCATGAACATAAACATTCCTAACTGCTCCTACTTTGGCAGAGGGAAGCATACCCAGTGCCATGAACCCTCCACCAGGAATTTTTTTTGATCCTCCATTCCCTCCTGTACCTAGGGGGAGAAACCACGCGTGGGGGTTGTTTCCCCGTTGCCGTTTGGCAGTGCAGGCAAGGCGGGAGGGTTCCTCCTGCTTGCTGCCTGTTGCGTGTCTTGCAAACCACCACCACACCATTTTCAATGCCAACAACAAATCTGATTTTTTTGAACAAATAATACATGGAAAATCCCGACAGATCAATGCCAACAACCACAACATTTTCATGGACATGATACATGGAAAATCACAAGACCATAATTATTTGACATAGTACAATACATGAAAAAATTTAATTCGAGTGGCAAATTCAACTTAGTTAATACATTCTTCGCCAAATCATAAATA from Panicum virgatum strain AP13 chromosome 7N, P.virgatum_v5, whole genome shotgun sequence includes the following:
- the LOC120681116 gene encoding translation initiation factor IF-2-like, which encodes MPGRGGRWPAGGRPGPEGTGRRAGRGRRRAAAAAELTGTGRAGAVGGRPGEGVGWRLRGGRWPAGERPGPAGTGRRGGQGPAAGSCGRGADGTGRAGAGGGRPGGGRRVAAAGRAVASGRAAGAGGDGAPGRAGAGGGQLRPRSRRGRGGRGPAAGGREGAKWRLRGGRRGRTGVWRANWAGRLGLGE
- the LOC120681117 gene encoding protein IQ-DOMAIN 14-like; translated protein: MHGGGTLTGSQLCPASEAKYSPRQNPTCVFQKKNPTCLQIAIGSGGRRCPPEEGIPKAKLNPRGSIFPRVALPRAVKLALRLSLETPTPAGSRCFPRAGDPRGIPPRAAFPLRLEAHRAGELHPTPAISPGPLLPSLVFSPHRCGSPLPPSPRPPPPRRVLVASVATASTRLSAVTFRPEENLCFSIHSPSLAAEVALGTVPRVPCFQSLRLRKLEGWPSSRRHRQGCTMAAICRIWRKQHMIREK